The Armatimonadia bacterium genome contains a region encoding:
- a CDS encoding DUF2961 domain-containing protein has product MQSYPLLPSINEPRQRRVAILKPSLSPGEVWPVANLVGPGVISRLWLGPSCSLPGVVLRCSWDEDATPSIEIPISDLLGGGNFDSLALGTTTNGGIALRLPMPFLRQARVEVANLAADSLQPDEPFAVHLDYDVHKPEELTHSPGMLHAQWNRETTSGTGPHSLCFARAQGQGAFVGAVLQVRPSFADVDWQELTGELHVIDGLGRTHALSGTRAADYFEGIEQQAEGPWSLRRFHLGSPLQFRSSLFSQVGVPAGDCRSVAFWYQHEPHRDFMTPVEAEALAPEATLSAGARDLPPGPQETIEWLCGDGARKVISRLSVLDLNEYRSASERFQDGEEVLWTSFHCPETRSGQLYVSYDDRVRITLNDRVVFERERTDGFGLDPVAVMIPAGENKIRIETTNTMNTNAHTWVIGFRIANSEGRTIEQMEFATYPAIPLREA; this is encoded by the coding sequence ATGCAATCCTACCCGCTCTTGCCCTCAATCAATGAACCCCGGCAACGCCGTGTGGCAATTCTCAAGCCTTCCCTGTCGCCTGGCGAGGTCTGGCCGGTAGCCAATCTGGTCGGCCCTGGCGTCATCTCCCGACTCTGGCTTGGTCCCTCCTGCAGCCTGCCCGGGGTGGTCCTCCGCTGCTCCTGGGACGAGGACGCCACACCCAGCATCGAGATACCGATATCCGACCTGCTCGGCGGCGGCAACTTCGATAGCCTGGCTCTCGGCACCACGACTAACGGGGGCATCGCCCTCCGACTGCCCATGCCCTTCCTTCGGCAGGCGCGGGTCGAAGTGGCCAACCTGGCGGCGGATAGCCTCCAGCCCGACGAGCCTTTCGCCGTCCATCTCGACTACGACGTCCACAAACCCGAGGAGCTCACGCACAGCCCGGGAATGCTCCATGCCCAGTGGAATCGCGAGACGACCTCCGGCACCGGTCCCCACAGCCTCTGCTTTGCCCGTGCACAGGGCCAGGGCGCTTTCGTCGGCGCCGTCCTCCAGGTTCGGCCCTCCTTCGCCGACGTGGACTGGCAGGAGCTCACGGGCGAGCTCCATGTGATCGACGGCCTGGGTCGCACCCATGCCCTGTCGGGCACACGGGCCGCTGACTACTTCGAGGGTATCGAGCAGCAGGCCGAGGGTCCCTGGTCCCTGCGACGCTTCCACCTGGGCAGCCCACTCCAGTTCCGCTCCAGTCTCTTCTCCCAGGTGGGTGTGCCCGCAGGGGATTGCCGCTCCGTCGCCTTCTGGTACCAGCACGAGCCGCACCGCGACTTCATGACCCCGGTGGAGGCCGAGGCGCTGGCACCGGAGGCAACCCTCTCGGCCGGAGCCCGTGATCTCCCACCAGGGCCCCAGGAGACCATCGAATGGCTCTGCGGCGACGGTGCCCGCAAGGTCATCAGCCGTCTCAGTGTCCTCGATCTGAACGAGTACCGGTCGGCCTCGGAGCGTTTTCAGGACGGCGAAGAGGTCCTCTGGACGAGCTTCCACTGCCCGGAGACGCGAAGCGGACAGCTCTATGTCAGCTACGATGACCGGGTGCGCATCACCCTCAACGACCGTGTGGTCTTCGAGCGCGAGCGCACCGATGGCTTCGGTCTCGACCCGGTGGCGGTCATGATCCCCGCCGGCGAGAACAAGATCCGCATCGAGACCACCAACACCATGAACACCAATGCCCATACCTGGGTCATCGGCTTCCGCATCGCCAACAGCGAGGGCAGAACCATCGAGCAGATGGAGTTCGCCACCTACCCGGCGATCCCATTGCGGGAAGCCTGA
- a CDS encoding FHA domain-containing protein, producing MRRIAPAFLILALPFLCLPLGAQQDEGSGTTSSSSSDRQEATRSDSDRASEAVRALMGESAKPRSGSSETSTTRNGSKPSSTSTHKPAAPRDSSRTTTSRPSSTSRTEGATGTAVPEVPAVPTTPMAPAPAQPLAPLPPAQDNATVQPVAPQVPINDYRMPQTQQPAADASITPESANLAAPTAPEAPAGSPATAIIVGLIVLAVLLVALAAVVGVMAAQRAKTTAPAGAPVAAAGAAVPAGWAYLTAPGAPNISLQKSPFLVGSSADCDLRLADPKASPQHVRIARTEAGYVLSDLNSLNGTFLNGERIASPVTLRPGDQIQMGDISVTFEIYLG from the coding sequence ATGCGACGCATCGCGCCCGCCTTCCTGATCCTGGCTCTTCCCTTCCTGTGCCTGCCGCTAGGGGCTCAGCAGGACGAGGGGTCCGGCACCACGTCGAGCTCCTCGTCGGACCGCCAGGAGGCCACTCGGTCCGACAGTGACCGGGCTTCCGAAGCGGTGCGCGCACTCATGGGCGAGTCCGCGAAGCCCCGCTCCGGCAGCTCCGAGACCTCCACCACCCGCAACGGCAGCAAGCCTTCCTCCACCTCAACCCACAAGCCGGCAGCGCCTCGCGATAGCAGCCGCACGACTACGTCGCGCCCCTCTTCCACCTCTCGCACCGAAGGCGCCACCGGGACGGCCGTGCCCGAGGTGCCTGCGGTCCCGACGACACCCATGGCGCCGGCTCCTGCTCAGCCGCTTGCTCCGCTCCCACCTGCACAGGACAACGCCACGGTGCAGCCTGTGGCGCCGCAGGTCCCGATCAACGACTACCGTATGCCGCAGACCCAGCAGCCCGCGGCAGACGCTTCGATCACTCCCGAGAGCGCCAACCTGGCGGCACCGACCGCGCCGGAGGCCCCGGCAGGCTCTCCAGCTACAGCCATCATTGTGGGCCTAATCGTCCTGGCCGTGCTGCTTGTTGCCCTCGCCGCAGTGGTTGGGGTCATGGCGGCACAGCGAGCGAAGACGACAGCTCCGGCAGGCGCTCCGGTTGCCGCTGCGGGAGCTGCGGTGCCCGCCGGTTGGGCCTATCTCACCGCTCCGGGCGCACCGAATATCAGCCTCCAGAAGAGTCCCTTCCTGGTCGGCAGCTCAGCCGACTGCGACCTGCGCCTGGCCGACCCGAAGGCATCACCGCAGCATGTAAGAATCGCCCGCACCGAGGCCGGGTATGTGCTGTCCGACCTCAACAGCCTCAACGGGACCTTCCTCAACGGCGAGCGTATCGCCAGTCCCGTCACTCTCAGACCCGGCGACCAGATCCAGATGGGCGACATCAGCGTCACCTTTGAGATCTACCTGGGCTAG
- a CDS encoding sugar phosphate isomerase/epimerase family protein, translating into MRPCMWTSIYYELSPEEALRRIAEAGWQAVELSTEHLEVLRDAPDSQARLVSLRQLAPSLGVAMPQAHLTITANVAHIDPERRQHDQETIRRDLQVLATLGIPTGVLHTGGNKDLGSSAQVREQQEIRLRAVSDLADCAKSLGVRIALENGTGRSKGPEDCAGWGGSTADVRELIGQIGSPALGICLDTGHAILEGWDNVEAVRTAGDLLIALHIADNDGSGDQHRIPFAYGSKADWPAIIAALRQADYHGPFNLEIPGERGRPLVILDAAIRYALEVCRVLLGDGVATA; encoded by the coding sequence ATGCGTCCGTGCATGTGGACCAGCATCTACTACGAACTCTCACCGGAAGAGGCCCTGCGTCGTATCGCAGAGGCCGGCTGGCAAGCCGTCGAACTCTCCACCGAGCACCTGGAGGTCCTGCGCGACGCGCCGGATTCCCAGGCCCGACTGGTCTCCCTGCGCCAGCTTGCCCCCTCACTTGGGGTCGCCATGCCGCAGGCCCATCTGACGATCACTGCCAACGTCGCGCACATCGACCCTGAGCGCCGTCAGCATGACCAGGAGACCATCCGCCGCGACCTGCAGGTGCTGGCGACCCTGGGCATTCCCACCGGCGTCTTGCACACCGGCGGCAACAAAGACCTGGGGAGCTCGGCGCAGGTCCGTGAGCAGCAGGAGATCCGCCTCCGGGCTGTCAGCGACCTCGCCGACTGCGCGAAGTCCCTTGGCGTCCGCATCGCCCTGGAGAACGGCACTGGGCGCAGCAAGGGTCCTGAGGACTGCGCCGGCTGGGGCGGTTCAACGGCTGACGTCCGCGAACTGATCGGCCAGATCGGCTCGCCGGCGCTCGGTATCTGCCTGGATACCGGTCATGCCATCCTCGAAGGCTGGGACAATGTCGAGGCCGTGCGGACCGCCGGCGACCTGCTTATCGCGCTGCACATCGCCGACAATGACGGCTCGGGCGACCAGCATCGCATCCCCTTCGCCTATGGCAGCAAGGCGGACTGGCCCGCAATCATCGCCGCGCTCAGGCAGGCCGACTATCATGGCCCCTTCAACCTTGAGATTCCCGGCGAGCGCGGTCGGCCCCTGGTGATCCTTGACGCAGCGATCCGCTATGCCCTGGAGGTCTGCCGCGTGCTACTCGGCGACGGCGTCGCCACGGCCTGA
- a CDS encoding response regulator transcription factor — MNGTALIVEDDRYLHEALTDALTDAGLASVAVSSGAEALARMHDEQPNLVLLDLSLPDMDGLDVCRELRRFSVVPIIMLTGRRGDIDRVVGLEVGADDYLVKPFQRAELVARVRALMRRVREYSQRQPQRELVAGPLVIRRDRRTVSCDEHEVTLTPKEFDLLCALASRPGEVIPSKQLLWEVWAYPEGIRTRTLDVHIGRLRGKLEENRKSPKLIITVPGVGYKLEAAA, encoded by the coding sequence ATGAACGGTACGGCCTTGATTGTGGAGGACGATCGTTACCTCCATGAAGCCTTAACAGATGCCCTTACGGACGCGGGGTTGGCCTCTGTCGCAGTGAGCAGCGGGGCGGAGGCCTTGGCCAGAATGCACGACGAACAGCCGAATCTCGTTCTGCTTGATCTCAGTCTGCCGGATATGGACGGGCTGGACGTATGCCGTGAGCTGAGACGCTTTTCCGTGGTACCTATCATCATGCTCACGGGACGAAGGGGCGACATCGACCGAGTGGTTGGGTTGGAGGTGGGCGCAGACGACTATCTTGTTAAGCCTTTCCAGCGTGCCGAACTGGTCGCCAGGGTCCGGGCTCTGATGCGAAGAGTCCGCGAGTACTCCCAGCGGCAGCCGCAACGCGAACTCGTGGCAGGCCCGCTGGTCATCCGTCGTGACCGCCGCACGGTCTCCTGCGACGAGCACGAGGTTACGCTCACGCCCAAGGAATTCGACCTGCTCTGTGCTCTTGCTTCGCGTCCTGGGGAGGTCATTCCGTCGAAACAGTTGCTGTGGGAAGTCTGGGCGTACCCGGAGGGCATTCGTACCCGTACCCTCGATGTTCACATCGGGCGCTTGCGCGGCAAGCTCGAAGAGAACCGGAAGAGCCCTAAGCTCATCATCACGGTGCCCGGTGTCGGATATAAGCTGGAGGCCGCTGCCTGA